One Sediminibacillus dalangtanensis genomic region harbors:
- the refZ gene encoding forespore capture DNA-binding protein RefZ: MTNNQTKQKVMEAACRLFYAKGYHGTSVRDIAHSASVNVSLINYYFNSKQGLLESIVTNYYEQYMTVLEETMTTTEALPKIDRLKQMIATIIHYKQEQHQFTCFIHRELSLDSIFVREMMVTYLAKENYLINSVFKEALRDSGNTKLDLQFLYVQLKGLLNSPYSSANEWKTLVNWNQSQDFFAKKYVHLICHWIDHLSEGTGMDKKSNPSILSR, encoded by the coding sequence GTGACGAACAACCAAACGAAACAAAAGGTGATGGAAGCGGCTTGCAGGTTATTTTACGCAAAGGGCTACCATGGCACATCTGTACGTGATATTGCTCATTCAGCTTCGGTTAATGTATCATTGATCAACTATTATTTTAACAGCAAGCAGGGCTTACTGGAGTCGATCGTAACCAATTATTATGAACAATATATGACTGTTCTCGAGGAAACAATGACAACCACCGAAGCGCTGCCGAAAATCGATCGGCTAAAGCAAATGATTGCAACTATTATACATTATAAGCAAGAACAGCATCAATTTACTTGTTTCATTCATCGAGAACTTTCGCTTGATTCCATTTTCGTAAGAGAGATGATGGTTACTTATTTAGCGAAGGAAAATTATCTGATCAACAGCGTGTTTAAAGAAGCTTTACGTGATTCGGGTAATACAAAATTAGATTTGCAGTTTTTATATGTTCAGTTGAAAGGCTTATTGAACAGCCCGTATTCGTCCGCAAACGAGTGGAAAACGCTGGTGAACTGGAATCAATCTCAAGATTTCTTTGCAAAGAAATATGTCCATTTGATCTGTCATTGGATTGATCACTTGTCAGAAGGTACTGGAATGGATAAGAAAAGCAATCCTAGCATACTGTCTCGTTAA
- a CDS encoding GAF domain-containing protein, translating into MFEVKNYSGSKEKDYNLLLKQLEALIEDEPDVIANLSNASALLNQFLADVNWVGFYIWRKDELVLGPFQGLPACVRIKSGKGVCGAAVKEGKTQLVEDVNQFPGHIACDAASQSEIVVPIHKEGTIFGVLDIDSPSKGRFDKEDQLYLEQFAAILEKYI; encoded by the coding sequence ATGTTTGAAGTGAAAAATTATTCTGGATCCAAGGAGAAGGATTACAATTTGCTATTAAAGCAGCTGGAGGCTTTAATAGAAGATGAGCCAGATGTCATAGCAAACCTTTCCAATGCTTCTGCTTTGCTCAACCAATTTTTAGCAGATGTCAATTGGGTTGGATTCTATATTTGGAGAAAAGACGAGCTAGTCTTGGGACCGTTCCAAGGATTGCCGGCTTGTGTACGAATCAAATCCGGCAAAGGAGTATGCGGAGCAGCTGTAAAGGAAGGAAAAACGCAGCTTGTTGAAGATGTTAATCAGTTCCCTGGGCATATAGCCTGTGATGCGGCAAGCCAGTCTGAAATTGTCGTGCCGATTCATAAAGAAGGAACCATTTTTGGAGTGCTTGATATCGACAGTCCAAGCAAAGGCAGATTCGATAAAGAAGATCAACTTTATTTGGAACAATTTGCCGCGATTTTAGAAAAGTATATATAA
- a CDS encoding sensor domain-containing diguanylate cyclase, with protein MDINNRLSRCESWYRMLDTFMQENTPSIDEVMTKICEKIKQFIPVQYVGIYYYDAWKNGYSLKTDDPVVGKMTVEILPASIVAKDNPREAGKELFVSPSSLQTMLIPLRDKEKKVGFLFTAADFFSEWCRQECNTIAEEISGQLRVLSNYIHTAKTNYNHQILYQVTSSFHASINTKEVLEEVITTLKDVYPGFDYYLYLSQEFPGADDLPTKELIYNDNVTNRVSVHAFLTGDVQYEQLADNCESNLYIPLRGKQGVYGVLQICASTVTTFPAEDVEFISLLANEAGNAMENARLYQQSKQLIEDLQLINETSHTLNSNLRLIETTTFMNRQIKDKFGAEEIGFILFKEDSQEEYEVLDGSTDYFLSRKAKPFLTNTLELLKKQHDAVFIGDFSIKYPEIRLPYHSVMAIPMVQSKQIKGAIFVLHPDAYYFSFEAFKLIQSLVHHSTLAFVNSMLREQLEHLVITDYLTSLYSRKYLDERLQEHLSEDEQGAFLLIDIDDFKKFNDTYGHELGDELIIQVATIIKGHIGAEDFAARWGGEELAVYLPNASIEDGMETAHQLVKQVEAFTEPTVTISVGVSYWNKGQDQHSGNVFDRADEALYQAKELGKNCVVKAKCIGEPK; from the coding sequence ATGGATATCAACAATAGATTATCGAGATGTGAAAGCTGGTACCGCATGCTCGATACGTTCATGCAAGAAAATACCCCATCCATTGATGAGGTAATGACAAAGATTTGTGAGAAAATTAAGCAATTTATACCTGTACAATATGTAGGCATTTATTATTATGATGCGTGGAAAAATGGTTATAGCTTGAAAACGGATGATCCTGTAGTAGGAAAAATGACAGTGGAAATCCTTCCAGCTTCTATAGTGGCTAAGGACAACCCCAGGGAAGCTGGAAAAGAGTTGTTTGTTTCCCCATCTTCTCTTCAGACCATGCTGATTCCTCTACGGGATAAAGAAAAAAAGGTTGGCTTCCTTTTTACAGCAGCAGATTTCTTTTCGGAGTGGTGTCGGCAGGAATGCAATACAATAGCAGAAGAGATTTCGGGTCAACTGCGCGTTCTATCCAATTACATACATACTGCGAAAACCAATTACAATCATCAGATTTTATACCAGGTTACGTCTTCATTTCATGCTTCCATTAATACGAAAGAGGTATTGGAAGAAGTTATTACCACATTAAAGGACGTTTATCCCGGATTTGATTATTATTTATACCTGTCGCAGGAGTTCCCGGGGGCGGATGATCTGCCTACTAAAGAATTGATTTACAATGACAATGTGACCAACAGGGTTAGTGTCCATGCTTTCCTTACCGGTGATGTTCAATACGAGCAATTAGCGGATAATTGCGAATCGAATTTGTATATTCCGCTCAGAGGGAAGCAAGGGGTTTATGGTGTTTTGCAAATCTGTGCTTCTACTGTCACCACCTTCCCTGCTGAAGATGTGGAATTCATCTCCTTACTGGCGAATGAAGCTGGAAACGCCATGGAGAATGCCCGTCTTTATCAACAATCTAAACAACTGATCGAGGACCTTCAATTAATTAATGAAACGTCCCATACATTGAATTCAAACTTGCGATTAATCGAAACAACCACTTTTATGAACCGGCAAATCAAGGATAAATTCGGAGCAGAGGAAATCGGATTCATTCTCTTTAAAGAAGACAGCCAGGAAGAATACGAAGTCTTGGACGGAAGTACCGATTACTTTTTATCCAGAAAAGCGAAACCGTTCCTTACCAATACATTAGAACTGCTTAAAAAACAACATGATGCGGTGTTCATTGGCGATTTTTCCATTAAGTATCCGGAAATACGTTTGCCTTATCATTCGGTTATGGCAATACCGATGGTACAATCGAAACAAATCAAAGGGGCTATATTTGTGCTCCATCCAGATGCATACTATTTCTCTTTTGAAGCATTCAAGCTGATTCAATCACTTGTCCATCATTCTACATTGGCTTTTGTCAATTCGATGCTTCGAGAACAACTGGAGCACCTGGTCATTACCGATTATCTCACTAGTTTATATTCACGGAAATATTTGGATGAACGACTTCAGGAACACTTGTCTGAGGACGAACAAGGTGCTTTTTTATTAATCGATATCGATGACTTTAAAAAATTCAACGACACTTATGGACACGAACTGGGAGATGAACTGATCATTCAAGTTGCCACGATTATAAAAGGGCATATAGGTGCAGAAGATTTTGCTGCCAGATGGGGAGGCGAAGAACTTGCCGTTTATCTTCCGAACGCTTCCATAGAGGATGGCATGGAAACGGCTCACCAGTTAGTCAAGCAAGTTGAAGCTTTTACGGAGCCTACTGTCACAATATCAGTTGGGGTGTCTTATTGGAATAAAGGTCAGGACCAACATTCTGGCAATGTATTTGACAGGGCGGACGAAGCACTTTACCAGGCAAAGGAACTGGGGAAAAATTGCGTAGTCAAAGCCAAGTGCATCGGGGAACCAAAGTAG
- the rpsD gene encoding 30S ribosomal protein S4, whose translation MARYTGPVWKKSRRLGISLTGTGKELDKRPYAPGQHGANQRRKLSEYGLQLQEKQKLRFMYGINERQFRRLFDQAGKMKGIHGENFMILLESRLDNLVYRLGLARTRRQARQLVSHGHVTVDGGRVDIASYRVKPGQVIGLREKSQNLDIVKEAVETNNFVPEYLSFNEDNLEGTYTRYPERSELPAEINEALIVEFYSR comes from the coding sequence ATGGCTCGCTATACAGGTCCTGTATGGAAAAAGTCTCGTCGTCTTGGAATTTCTTTAACTGGTACTGGTAAGGAACTAGATAAGCGTCCTTACGCTCCAGGTCAACATGGTGCTAACCAGCGCCGCAAACTATCTGAATATGGTCTTCAATTGCAAGAGAAGCAAAAGCTTCGCTTCATGTACGGAATTAACGAACGTCAATTCCGCCGCTTGTTCGACCAGGCTGGAAAGATGAAAGGTATCCATGGTGAAAACTTCATGATCCTTCTTGAGTCCCGATTGGATAACCTGGTTTATCGTCTGGGTCTTGCCCGCACACGCCGACAAGCACGCCAGCTTGTAAGCCACGGTCACGTTACCGTCGATGGCGGACGCGTGGACATTGCTTCCTATCGCGTGAAGCCAGGACAAGTGATTGGTCTTCGTGAAAAATCACAAAACCTTGATATTGTGAAAGAAGCTGTGGAAACGAACAACTTTGTTCCTGAATACCTATCTTTCAATGAAGATAACCTAGAAGGAACTTACACTCGTTACCCTGAACGTTCTGAACTTCCGGCAGAAATCAACGAAGCGCTTATCGTTGAATTCTACTCTCGTTAA
- the tyrS gene encoding tyrosine--tRNA ligase yields the protein MDILEDLQMRGLVQQTTDEEGLKKHLEENVVTLYCGFDPTADSLHIGHLLPVIMLKRFQQAGHRPIALIGGGTGMIGDPSGRSTERTLNEAKVVKGFSEKIKQQLAKLLNFEQGENAAVARNNHEWLSQMTVIDFLRDTGKHFGINYMLAKESVESRIQNGISFTEFSYMILQSLDFQNLYEKENCTLQIGGSDQWGNITAGMELIRRTREDQETEAKVFGLTMPLITKADGTKFGKTAGGAIWLDPDKTSPYEFYQFWINTDDRDVMKFLKYFTFMDQEELQSLEKELETAPEKRTAHTRLAEEMTEMVHGREALEQAKRISSALFSGDIKSLNADEIEQGFKDVPSYNKTKEDANLVELLVEAGISSSKRQAREDVKNGAIYINGDRQQDLDKTIGAEDRIDDRFTIIRRGKKKYFLIRFQ from the coding sequence ATGGATATTTTAGAAGATTTGCAAATGCGGGGTCTCGTGCAACAGACAACCGATGAAGAAGGATTGAAAAAACATTTAGAGGAAAATGTCGTCACTTTGTACTGTGGATTCGACCCTACAGCCGATAGTCTGCATATAGGACATTTGCTTCCTGTTATCATGCTGAAAAGGTTTCAGCAGGCCGGGCACCGTCCAATTGCCTTGATTGGCGGTGGCACAGGAATGATCGGGGATCCGAGCGGCCGTTCTACGGAAAGAACGTTAAATGAAGCAAAGGTTGTAAAAGGGTTCAGTGAAAAAATCAAACAACAGCTTGCTAAACTGCTTAACTTTGAGCAGGGGGAAAATGCGGCTGTAGCACGCAATAACCATGAGTGGCTTTCCCAGATGACGGTTATTGATTTTTTGAGGGATACCGGAAAGCATTTCGGCATTAATTACATGCTTGCCAAGGAATCAGTCGAATCCCGGATCCAGAACGGTATATCTTTTACCGAATTCAGTTATATGATTTTACAATCCCTTGATTTTCAGAACCTTTACGAGAAAGAAAACTGTACGCTGCAAATTGGCGGAAGTGATCAATGGGGTAATATCACCGCTGGGATGGAACTGATTCGTAGAACGCGCGAGGACCAGGAAACGGAGGCAAAGGTTTTCGGTTTGACGATGCCATTGATCACCAAAGCGGATGGAACCAAATTCGGTAAGACAGCCGGCGGAGCTATATGGCTTGATCCCGACAAAACATCTCCTTACGAATTTTATCAGTTTTGGATCAATACAGATGACCGGGATGTGATGAAATTCCTCAAGTATTTCACATTTATGGACCAAGAGGAGTTACAGTCTCTGGAAAAAGAACTCGAGACAGCACCTGAAAAACGTACTGCGCATACAAGACTTGCCGAAGAAATGACAGAGATGGTACATGGCAGAGAGGCGCTTGAGCAAGCAAAAAGGATTTCCAGTGCCTTATTCAGTGGAGATATCAAGTCGTTGAATGCGGATGAGATCGAACAAGGTTTCAAAGACGTACCTTCTTACAACAAAACAAAAGAGGATGCCAACCTTGTCGAATTACTGGTGGAAGCGGGAATTTCTTCTTCTAAAAGGCAGGCCCGTGAGGATGTCAAAAACGGGGCTATTTACATTAATGGCGACAGACAGCAGGACTTAGACAAAACCATAGGAGCGGAAGATCGTATCGACGACCGCTTTACCATCATTAGGCGAGGGAAGAAAAAGTACTTTTTGATTCGCTTTCAATGA